The following coding sequences are from one Venturia canescens isolate UGA chromosome 5, ASM1945775v1, whole genome shotgun sequence window:
- the LOC122410719 gene encoding choline-phosphate cytidylyltransferase B-like, with amino-acid sequence MEFEMPKKMANGDSETLETMLLTESKNGEEVPCIRAEFPTYSSSCNEAPFSDDPEALAEANMCDYNTKITLKMARSGKVPRKVRVYADGIYDLFHQGHARQLRQAKNIFPNVYLIAGVCNDELTHRKKGRTVLNDEERYDAVRHCRYVDEVVRDAPWELDDEFIEKHKIDFVAHDDIPYINDEGVDVYAWIKDRGMFVVTQRTEGVSTSDIVARIVKDYDMYVRRNLARGYSAKELNVSFLNEKKFRLQNKFDDLKDKGKRVMENIGERRMDMISKWEEKSRDFIDAFLLLFGREGRLSTIWNESKGRLMQALSPPASPKRAGSPNGSSSSSHNDEDQTSPPPKKTGRYEFPQTNRYLSDDYSDDDEANQQSK; translated from the exons ATGGAATTTGAAATGCCTAAGAAAATGGCTAACGGGGACAGTGAAACTTTGGAAACAATGTTATTGACCGAGAGCAAAAATGGTGAAGAAGTTCCGTGCATTCGAGCGGAGTTCCCTACATACTCG TCTAGCTGCAACGAAGCTCCTTTCAGTGATGATCCTGAAGCTTTGGCAGAAGCTAATATGTGCGATTACAACACAAAAATCACCCTCAAAATGGCTCGCAGTGGCAAAG TACCCAGAAAGGTGAGAGTTTATGCGGACGGTATTTACGATCTTTTTCACCAGGGACACGCCAGGCAACTGAGACaggcaaaaaatatttttcccaaCGTTTATCTCATCGCCGGAG TGTGCAACGATGAACTGACACACCGTAAGAAAGGCAGAACAGTGTTGAATGATGAGGAAAGGTACGATGCAGTGAGGCATTGTCGTTACGTCGACGAAGTCGTCAGAGACGCTCCTTGGGAGCTCGATGATGAATTCATCGAGAAACATAAG ATCGACTTTGTTGCTCACGACGATATTCCATACATAAACGATGAAGGAGTAGATGTTTACGCGTGGATAAAGGATCGTGGAATGTTTGTTGTTACACAGAGAACCGAAGGTGTCTCAACTTCGGATATCGTTGCGAGAATAGTCAAAGATTATGATATGTATGTGAGAAGAAATTTGGCGAGAGGCTACAGCGCCAAGGAATTGAATGTTTCTTTCCTCAAC GAGAAAAAGTTTCGCCTACAAAATAAATTCGACGATCTGAAGGACAAGGGAAAGCGGGTTATGGAAAATATCGGTGAGAGACGTATGGACATGATCAGCAAATGGGAGGAAAAATCGCGTGATTTTATAGACgcgtttcttttattattcggAAGAGAAGGAAGATTG TCAACAATCTGGAATGAAAGCAAAGGTCGGTTAATGCAAGCACTGTCGCCACCGGCGAGCCCCAAACGGGCTGGGAGTCCAAACGGTAGCAGCAGTAGCAGCCATAACGACGAGGATCAGACCAG